A genomic stretch from Methylorubrum extorquens includes:
- a CDS encoding putative non-ribosomal peptide synthetase (Evidence 3 : Putative function from multiple computational evidences; Product type e : enzyme), protein MSGLAEVGRHDEGPGERLGGRAVLRGAARPDLIRRETLADLFRASAAARADAPCLIDAAEPGSGGRRPVLSYAEVDARSDAIAAGLSTRGIGPGDVVGLWMARGTELLIAQIGITKSGAAWLPFDAEAPADRVAVCLNDAEAKALLVSEALRPQAPEGTPAVTTEALLRARQGASAPDLDAAGLGPEHPAYLIYTSGSTGVPKGIVISHANICHFLRSGNAVYGLGADDVVFQGASVAFDLSMEEIWVPYLVGACLFVASPAMMGDVESLPAIIAEAGITVLDTVPTLLAMIPGDLPSVRLVLLGGEALPEPLVARWAIRERRLFNTYGPTEATVVATAAEMRPGRPVTIGGPIPNYSVYVADEALNLLAPGEQGELLIGGPGVAAGYLKRPELTAEKFVANPYPSDGADPVLYRSGDAVSMTPEGDIVFHGRIDDQVKIRGFRVELGEIEARIRAQDGINQAAVVLRRDDEVDRLVAFLVPERNAALDRAALRKNLAAQMPPYMVPGHFETVETLPRLTSGKVDRKALRIAPLTVAVADGEQEAPDNETEAALLAAAKKVFGDGPIGLEADFFSELGGHSLLAARFVGAVREIPALAGITLQDVYNGRTLRVMAASLIERTGGAGAQTAIRDLSFAPPPLLRRALCGLAQAITLPFVIALATAQWLGIFVTYLLLTGGGLGFWGELGVLLLVYIGINAVTATIAIAAKWLILGRTKPGRYPLWGVYYYRWWLAQRLTPLVHIKWLQGSPVIVTYLRLLGARIGDDVLISDLDVGAPDLLTIGRGASLGGRLVIANAEVVGNELVIGSVEIGEDVAIGTSCVIGPGTVIGDHAEIADLTTVPAGTEVGPAEAWDGSPGRRVGTVDFSALPEPATASPARRAAFGAVYAFLLAAVPAVGLLPIFPAFYLFDQISDNLSELTDVDYHVYLPLLTWPTAMLMTAGTVLLIAAIRWAVLPRVTHGTFSIWSGFYLRKWLVALASEVTLETLSSLFATVYMRAWYRLMGARMGRGAEISTNLGSRHDLVAVGANNFIADEVVVGEEEIRRGWMHLHPVETGARVFVGNDGVLPPGAHIPDDVLIGIKSKPPANDKMGPGETWFGSPPIRLPVRQKVDLGSNAQTFEPSVWAKLRRGLFEAFATSFSPMLYISLAICAIDWVFYPAILAEDWGGLALAFVLVSLAIALIQTSSVIALKWLLMGRYRPGMRPMWSWWAMRTEAIAVAYWGLAGKVLLEHLMGTPFLPWMLRLFGVKVGKGACLLMTDITEFDCVEIGDFAAINRSAALQTHLYEDRIMKVGRVVVGRGVTVGAFSTVLYDSHVGDYARLRPLTIVMKGESIPAHSEWEGAPAVPVVHAAAEAVARAA, encoded by the coding sequence ATGAGCGGTCTCGCCGAGGTGGGACGGCACGACGAAGGACCGGGCGAGCGCCTCGGTGGCCGCGCCGTTCTACGGGGGGCTGCGCGGCCCGATCTGATCCGCCGGGAGACCCTGGCCGACCTGTTCCGGGCGAGCGCCGCTGCGCGCGCTGACGCGCCCTGCCTGATCGACGCCGCTGAGCCCGGCTCCGGCGGGCGCCGTCCGGTCCTGTCCTATGCGGAGGTCGATGCCCGTTCCGACGCCATCGCCGCCGGGCTGTCCACCCGCGGCATCGGCCCCGGCGACGTCGTGGGGCTGTGGATGGCCCGCGGCACCGAACTGCTGATCGCGCAGATCGGCATCACGAAATCCGGCGCCGCCTGGCTGCCCTTCGACGCCGAGGCGCCCGCCGACCGGGTCGCGGTCTGCCTGAACGATGCCGAGGCCAAGGCGCTCCTCGTCTCGGAGGCCCTGCGGCCGCAGGCACCGGAGGGCACGCCCGCCGTCACCACCGAAGCGCTTCTGCGGGCCCGGCAGGGAGCCTCCGCGCCCGATCTCGACGCTGCCGGCCTCGGGCCGGAGCACCCGGCCTACCTGATCTACACCTCGGGCTCGACCGGCGTGCCGAAGGGCATCGTCATCAGCCACGCCAACATCTGCCACTTCCTGCGCTCGGGCAACGCGGTCTACGGCCTCGGCGCCGACGACGTGGTGTTCCAGGGCGCCTCCGTCGCCTTCGATCTCTCGATGGAGGAGATCTGGGTTCCCTATCTCGTCGGCGCCTGCCTGTTCGTGGCGAGCCCGGCGATGATGGGCGACGTCGAATCCCTGCCCGCGATCATCGCGGAGGCCGGGATCACCGTGCTCGACACGGTGCCGACCCTGCTCGCCATGATCCCCGGCGACCTGCCGAGTGTCCGCCTCGTGCTGCTCGGCGGCGAGGCCCTGCCCGAGCCGCTGGTGGCGCGCTGGGCGATCCGTGAGCGGCGCCTGTTCAACACCTACGGCCCGACCGAAGCCACCGTGGTGGCGACCGCCGCCGAGATGCGGCCGGGCCGGCCCGTCACCATTGGCGGCCCGATCCCGAATTATTCGGTCTACGTCGCCGACGAGGCGCTGAACCTCCTCGCGCCGGGCGAGCAAGGCGAGCTGCTGATCGGCGGCCCCGGCGTCGCGGCCGGCTACCTCAAGCGGCCCGAACTGACGGCGGAAAAATTCGTCGCCAACCCCTACCCGTCCGACGGGGCCGATCCGGTACTCTACCGCTCGGGCGACGCGGTCTCGATGACGCCGGAGGGCGACATCGTCTTCCACGGCCGCATCGACGATCAGGTCAAGATCCGCGGTTTTCGCGTGGAGCTCGGCGAGATCGAGGCGCGCATCCGGGCGCAGGACGGGATCAATCAGGCGGCGGTGGTCTTGCGCCGCGACGACGAGGTCGACCGCCTCGTCGCCTTCCTCGTGCCTGAGCGGAATGCCGCCCTCGACCGCGCGGCGCTGCGAAAGAATCTCGCGGCGCAGATGCCGCCCTACATGGTGCCCGGCCATTTCGAGACGGTCGAGACCCTGCCGCGGCTCACCTCCGGCAAGGTCGATCGCAAGGCGCTTCGGATCGCGCCGCTGACCGTGGCGGTGGCCGACGGCGAGCAGGAGGCCCCCGACAACGAGACCGAGGCCGCTTTGCTGGCGGCGGCGAAAAAGGTGTTCGGCGACGGTCCGATCGGGCTCGAGGCCGACTTCTTCTCCGAACTCGGCGGCCACTCGCTGCTCGCCGCCCGCTTCGTCGGTGCGGTGCGCGAGATCCCGGCGCTCGCTGGCATCACCCTGCAGGACGTCTATAACGGCCGCACCCTGCGGGTGATGGCCGCGAGTCTGATCGAGCGCACGGGCGGGGCCGGCGCCCAGACCGCGATCCGCGACCTGAGCTTTGCTCCGCCCCCGCTGCTGCGCCGGGCGCTCTGCGGGCTGGCGCAGGCAATCACGCTGCCCTTCGTCATCGCGCTGGCCACCGCGCAATGGCTCGGCATCTTCGTCACCTACCTGCTGCTCACCGGCGGCGGGCTCGGCTTCTGGGGCGAACTCGGCGTTCTCCTGCTGGTCTATATCGGCATCAACGCGGTCACCGCGACGATCGCGATCGCCGCCAAATGGCTGATCCTCGGGCGGACAAAGCCCGGCCGCTATCCGCTCTGGGGCGTCTATTATTACCGCTGGTGGCTGGCGCAGCGCCTGACGCCGCTGGTGCACATCAAGTGGCTCCAGGGCTCCCCCGTCATCGTCACCTATCTGCGCCTGCTCGGCGCGCGGATCGGCGATGACGTGCTGATCTCCGACCTCGATGTCGGCGCACCCGATCTGCTCACCATCGGCCGCGGCGCGTCGCTCGGCGGGCGGCTGGTGATCGCCAACGCGGAGGTCGTCGGCAACGAACTCGTCATCGGCTCCGTCGAGATCGGCGAGGATGTCGCCATCGGCACCTCCTGCGTGATCGGCCCCGGCACGGTGATCGGAGACCATGCCGAGATCGCCGACCTCACCACCGTGCCGGCCGGCACCGAAGTCGGCCCGGCCGAGGCCTGGGACGGCTCGCCGGGCCGCCGGGTCGGCACCGTCGATTTTTCCGCGCTGCCCGAACCGGCCACCGCCTCGCCCGCCCGCCGGGCGGCCTTCGGTGCGGTCTACGCCTTCCTGCTCGCGGCGGTGCCGGCGGTCGGCCTGCTGCCGATCTTCCCGGCCTTCTACCTCTTCGACCAGATCTCCGATAACCTCTCGGAACTCACCGACGTCGATTACCACGTCTACCTGCCGCTGCTGACCTGGCCCACCGCCATGCTGATGACGGCGGGCACGGTGCTGCTCATCGCCGCCATCCGCTGGGCGGTGCTGCCGCGGGTCACGCACGGCACCTTCTCGATCTGGTCGGGCTTCTACCTGCGCAAGTGGCTGGTGGCGCTCGCCTCCGAAGTGACGCTGGAGACGCTCTCCTCGCTGTTCGCCACCGTCTACATGCGGGCCTGGTACCGGCTGATGGGCGCGCGGATGGGAAGGGGCGCCGAGATCTCGACCAATCTCGGCTCGCGCCACGACCTCGTCGCGGTCGGCGCCAACAACTTCATCGCCGACGAGGTGGTGGTCGGCGAGGAGGAGATCCGCCGCGGCTGGATGCATCTCCATCCCGTAGAGACCGGCGCCCGCGTCTTCGTCGGCAATGACGGCGTGCTGCCGCCGGGCGCGCACATCCCCGACGACGTGCTGATCGGCATCAAGTCGAAGCCGCCGGCCAACGACAAGATGGGGCCGGGCGAGACGTGGTTCGGCTCACCGCCGATCCGCCTGCCGGTCCGCCAGAAGGTCGATCTCGGCTCCAACGCCCAGACCTTCGAGCCGAGCGTGTGGGCCAAGCTGCGGCGCGGCCTGTTCGAGGCCTTCGCCACCTCGTTCTCGCCGATGCTCTACATCTCGCTCGCCATCTGCGCGATCGACTGGGTGTTCTACCCGGCCATCCTCGCCGAGGATTGGGGCGGGCTGGCGCTTGCCTTCGTGCTCGTGAGCCTCGCCATCGCGCTGATCCAGACGAGCAGCGTCATCGCCCTCAAATGGCTCCTGATGGGACGCTACCGCCCCGGCATGCGGCCGATGTGGTCGTGGTGGGCGATGCGGACCGAGGCGATCGCCGTCGCCTATTGGGGACTCGCCGGCAAGGTGCTGCTGGAGCACCTGATGGGCACGCCGTTCCTGCCCTGGATGCTGCGGCTCTTCGGCGTGAAGGTGGGCAAGGGCGCCTGCCTGCTGATGACCGACATCACCGAGTTCGACTGCGTCGAGATCGGCGACTTCGCGGCGATCAACCGCTCGGCCGCGCTCCAGACCCATCTCTACGAGGATCGCATCATGAAGGTCGGCCGCGTCGTGGTCGGGCGCGGCGTCACGGTGGGCGCCTTCTCCACCGTCCTCTACGACAGCCATGTCGGCGACTACGCGCGGCTGCGCCCGCTCACCATCGTCATGAAGGGCGAGTCGATCCCGGCACATTCGGAATGGGAGGGCGCGCCTGCCGTGCCCGTGGTGCACGCGGCGGCCGAGGCTGTGGCACGGGCGGCCTGA
- a CDS encoding conserved protein of unknown function; putative sugar kinase domain (Evidence 4 : Unknown function but conserved in other organisms), whose product MAALTPRVVFVTRETDYELLIARHATRGQARFFLESRGQGLAAVEARHERFHAVLAQARAAVPGEWRQALVRRADLDRFLFAGDDVVVAVGQDGLIANVAKYLGEQPVIGVNPAPDLYDGVLARNPVERLARLLPASVAGAAAIERRTMVQAVIDGTERLFALNEIFVGHRSHQSARYRIEAGSEAEEHSSSGLIVASGTGATGWARSISEATRLDLPLEPDERAVGYWVREPFPSVATATRLRAGKLTDAPLVVTSRMNEGGVIFADGIEQDFLGFGWGRQVRIAPADRALHLVTG is encoded by the coding sequence ATGGCCGCGCTTACCCCCCGGGTGGTCTTCGTCACCCGCGAGACCGATTACGAGTTGCTGATCGCCCGGCACGCCACGCGGGGACAGGCCCGCTTCTTCCTCGAGAGCCGCGGCCAGGGGCTCGCCGCGGTCGAGGCCCGCCACGAGCGCTTCCACGCGGTGCTGGCACAGGCGCGGGCCGCGGTGCCGGGCGAGTGGCGCCAGGCCCTGGTGCGGCGGGCCGACCTCGACCGCTTCCTGTTCGCCGGGGACGACGTGGTCGTCGCCGTCGGGCAGGACGGGCTGATCGCCAACGTCGCCAAGTATCTAGGCGAGCAGCCGGTGATCGGGGTGAACCCGGCGCCGGACCTCTATGACGGCGTGCTGGCGCGCAACCCCGTCGAGCGGCTGGCCCGGCTGCTGCCGGCGAGCGTCGCCGGCGCGGCCGCAATCGAGCGGCGCACCATGGTCCAGGCGGTGATCGACGGCACCGAGCGCCTGTTCGCCCTCAACGAGATTTTTGTCGGCCACCGCAGCCACCAATCCGCGCGCTACCGGATCGAGGCCGGAAGCGAGGCGGAGGAGCATTCCTCCAGCGGCCTTATCGTCGCCTCCGGCACCGGGGCGACCGGCTGGGCCCGCTCGATCAGTGAGGCGACCCGGCTCGACCTGCCGCTCGAGCCCGACGAGCGGGCGGTGGGCTACTGGGTGCGCGAGCCGTTCCCGAGCGTCGCCACCGCGACGCGGCTGCGCGCCGGCAAGCTCACCGATGCGCCGCTGGTCGTCACCTCGCGGATGAACGAGGGCGGCGTGATCTTCGCCGACGGAATCGAGCAGGACTTTCTCGGCTTCGGCTGGGGCCGGCAGGTGCGGATCGCGCCGGCCGACCGGGCCCTGCACCTCGTCACCGGCTGA
- a CDS encoding conserved hypothethical protein (Evidence 4 : Unknown function but conserved in other organisms), which translates to MATIRRFGVLSQLRSEASHYVIRYRNGRPRQSGRGLVFWFRPETASISELPMDDREMTLFVRGRSADFQAVAVQGSIGWHVADPERLAARVDFSLDLRTGRLQTEPVERIEARIAGLANQTVLQFLGTAPVRTLLDAGPEALRGQVQATLANDPSLAEIGVAVVSVRLTNLAPSSELERALQTPTYEALQQKADEATFARRALAVEKERAIAENELATKTELARRESLLIAEEAQNARNRAQARAEAEGIEAGAEAERIRMVEGARAEAERARIAIYRDVAPGTLLGLAAQALAGKLDTIEHVNVTPDLLATLLGEVRRPASLPAR; encoded by the coding sequence ATGGCCACGATCCGCCGTTTCGGCGTGCTCTCCCAGCTCAGGAGCGAGGCGAGCCACTACGTCATCCGCTACCGCAACGGCCGCCCGCGCCAGAGCGGGCGCGGCCTCGTCTTCTGGTTCCGGCCGGAGACGGCGAGCATCAGCGAGTTGCCGATGGACGACCGCGAGATGACGCTGTTCGTCCGCGGCCGCAGCGCGGATTTCCAGGCGGTTGCGGTGCAGGGCAGCATCGGCTGGCACGTCGCCGATCCCGAGCGGCTCGCCGCCCGCGTCGATTTCTCCCTCGATCTGCGCACCGGCCGGCTCCAGACCGAGCCGGTCGAGCGGATCGAGGCGCGCATCGCCGGGCTGGCCAACCAGACCGTGCTGCAATTCCTCGGAACCGCGCCGGTGCGCACCCTGCTCGATGCCGGGCCGGAGGCCCTGCGCGGGCAGGTGCAGGCGACGCTCGCCAACGATCCGTCGCTGGCCGAGATCGGCGTCGCGGTGGTCTCGGTGCGGCTCACCAACCTCGCTCCGTCGAGCGAGTTGGAGCGCGCGCTCCAGACACCGACCTACGAGGCGCTGCAGCAGAAGGCGGACGAGGCCACCTTCGCCCGCCGGGCGCTGGCGGTGGAGAAGGAGCGCGCCATCGCCGAGAACGAACTCGCCACCAAGACCGAACTGGCCCGGCGCGAGAGCCTGCTGATCGCCGAGGAAGCGCAGAACGCCCGCAACCGAGCGCAGGCGCGGGCGGAGGCGGAAGGGATCGAGGCCGGCGCCGAGGCCGAACGCATCCGCATGGTCGAGGGCGCGCGGGCCGAGGCCGAGCGGGCCCGCATCGCGATCTACCGCGACGTGGCGCCGGGCACCCTGCTCGGGCTGGCCGCCCAGGCGCTGGCGGGCAAGCTCGACACGATCGAGCACGTGAACGTCACGCCGGACCTCCTCGCCACCCTGCTCGGCGAGGTCCGCCGGCCGGCCAGCCTTCCGGCCCGCTGA
- a CDS encoding conserved protein of unknown function; putative MutT/nudix family protein (Evidence 4 : Unknown function but conserved in other organisms) encodes MSQAESEAAFLARYDPADYARPAVAVDLVLLGLSGGRPTLLLLKRDRHPHAGRHALPGGFVGIDESLDDAAARVLREKAGGARAHLEQLYTFGAVERDPRMRIITVAYLALLTEAAFAEARARAPALIPGAVAASPAAEGSVTVHAADGAALPLAFDHAEIVALAIRRLRGKLDYSEVGFALLPELFTLRQLQDVHEAILGTGLNKPAFRRRMLDRGWLDPTGRFETGTSYRPAELYRLRQTSSQTPSQTSWQTPAQGD; translated from the coding sequence ATGAGCCAAGCCGAATCCGAGGCCGCCTTCCTGGCGCGCTACGATCCCGCCGATTACGCCCGGCCGGCCGTGGCCGTCGATCTGGTGCTGCTGGGCCTTTCCGGCGGTCGCCCGACCCTCCTGCTGCTGAAGCGCGACCGGCACCCGCATGCGGGGCGCCATGCGCTGCCCGGCGGCTTCGTCGGGATCGACGAGTCGTTGGATGACGCCGCCGCGCGCGTCCTGCGCGAGAAGGCGGGCGGGGCGCGGGCGCATCTGGAGCAGCTCTACACCTTCGGCGCGGTGGAGCGCGATCCGCGCATGCGCATCATCACGGTCGCCTATCTCGCGCTCCTGACCGAGGCGGCCTTCGCCGAGGCACGGGCGCGGGCCCCGGCCCTGATTCCCGGCGCGGTCGCGGCGTCGCCCGCGGCGGAGGGATCCGTGACGGTCCATGCGGCCGACGGCGCGGCTTTGCCGCTCGCCTTCGACCACGCCGAGATCGTCGCGCTGGCGATCCGGCGTCTGCGGGGCAAGCTCGACTATTCGGAGGTCGGCTTCGCCCTGCTGCCGGAGCTGTTCACTCTGCGCCAGCTTCAGGACGTGCACGAGGCGATCCTCGGCACGGGCCTCAACAAGCCCGCCTTCCGCCGCCGCATGCTCGACCGCGGCTGGCTCGACCCCACCGGCCGGTTCGAGACGGGCACCTCCTATCGCCCCGCCGAGCTGTACCGCCTTCGCCAAACCTCTTCGCAGACCCCGTCCCAAACCTCTTGGCAGACCCCCGCTCAAGGAGACTGA
- a CDS encoding conserved protein of unknown function; putative exported protein, putative Peptidase propeptide and YPEB domain (Evidence 4 : Unknown function but conserved in other organisms; PubMedId : 15188393, 16926146), giving the protein MKTNFLRLTAATGLLTLMTGLAAAQNPDLTKNPENSGRAPSATEATKSNSDLKEWQVAKSAKVGLAQAIATAEGKAEGEEKGGKAIDADFEKADSKNPAHYSIKVVYPSGKLVEHGVNADTGDLYKSENQPFERYFTRLKASDFQNAKVSLKDAIKLAEQKSPGSKAYEAEVEREGNAVEYEIKLALTDREQEVKVSPDGTVKND; this is encoded by the coding sequence ATGAAGACGAATTTCCTGCGCCTCACCGCCGCCACCGGCCTGCTGACCCTGATGACCGGCCTCGCCGCGGCCCAGAACCCCGACCTGACCAAGAACCCGGAGAACTCCGGCCGCGCCCCGAGCGCCACGGAAGCGACCAAGTCCAACAGCGACCTCAAGGAGTGGCAGGTCGCCAAGTCGGCCAAGGTCGGCCTCGCGCAGGCCATCGCCACCGCCGAGGGCAAGGCCGAAGGCGAAGAGAAGGGCGGCAAGGCGATCGACGCCGACTTCGAGAAGGCCGACAGCAAGAACCCGGCGCACTACTCGATCAAGGTCGTGTACCCGAGCGGCAAGCTCGTCGAGCACGGCGTCAACGCCGACACGGGCGATCTCTACAAGAGCGAGAACCAGCCGTTCGAGCGCTACTTCACCCGGCTGAAGGCGAGCGACTTCCAGAACGCCAAGGTCTCGCTGAAGGACGCGATCAAGCTCGCCGAGCAGAAGAGCCCCGGCAGCAAGGCCTACGAGGCCGAGGTCGAGCGCGAGGGCAATGCGGTCGAGTACGAGATCAAGCTGGCGCTCACCGACCGCGAGCAGGAGGTCAAGGTCAGCCCGGACGGCACGGTGAAGAACGACTGA
- a CDS encoding conserved exported protein of unknown function (Evidence 4 : Unknown function but conserved in other organisms) — MKALTFALASTLLLAPAAFAAEGTGASGTSRSGTADSTGPNDAGSGASPGAAGSGPTSGDKSRSGTANSTGANDAGSGSSPGASGKGHEAR; from the coding sequence ATGAAGGCTCTGACCTTCGCCCTCGCCAGCACCCTCCTGCTCGCGCCCGCGGCCTTCGCCGCCGAAGGCACGGGGGCTTCCGGCACAAGCCGCTCCGGCACGGCCGACAGCACGGGGCCGAACGATGCCGGTTCGGGGGCGTCCCCCGGGGCGGCCGGAAGCGGCCCGACTTCGGGCGACAAGAGCCGCTCCGGCACGGCCAACAGCACGGGCGCCAACGATGCCGGCTCCGGTTCCTCGCCCGGCGCCAGCGGCAAGGGCCACGAGGCCCGTTAG
- the arsB gene encoding arsenite/antimonite transporter (Evidence 2b : Function from indirect experimental evidences (e.g. phenotypes); Product type t : transporter) → MGALIPNPNAATWGIAALATLGVILRPFSWPEAIWAVLGAVLLVLLGLIPWQNALEGAAKGTDVYLFLVGMMLLSEIARKQGLFDWLAAHAVRAAKGSPTRLFSLVYVVGTVVTVFLSNDACAVVLTPAVFAATRAAGVKQPLPYLFVCAFIANAASFVLPISNPANLVVFAEHMPPLGRWLATFTLPSLLAIVATYLVLRLTQNARLKAETVATDVAIPRLGLGGTIAAGGIVATGAALIGASAAGIELGLPTFIAGLATTLVVLAINRGGLVAVARDVSWGVLPLVAGLFVLVESLEKTGLLARLADLLGRAAQGDPAATAWAGGVLVAFGSNLVNNLPAGLLAGAAVQAAHVPETVAGAILIGVDLGPNLSVTGSLATILWLTAIRREGQNVSAWAFLKLGALVMPPALALALAALILA, encoded by the coding sequence ATGGGCGCGCTGATCCCGAACCCGAACGCGGCGACCTGGGGTATCGCCGCGCTGGCGACGCTCGGCGTGATCCTGCGCCCGTTCTCCTGGCCGGAGGCGATCTGGGCGGTGCTCGGCGCGGTGCTCCTCGTCCTCCTCGGCCTGATCCCCTGGCAGAATGCCCTGGAGGGCGCAGCCAAGGGCACCGACGTCTACCTTTTCCTCGTCGGGATGATGCTGCTCTCCGAGATCGCTCGGAAGCAGGGCCTGTTCGATTGGCTCGCCGCCCACGCGGTGCGGGCCGCGAAGGGGTCGCCGACGCGGCTGTTCTCGCTCGTCTACGTCGTCGGCACGGTGGTTACGGTCTTCCTCTCGAACGATGCCTGCGCGGTGGTGCTAACGCCCGCCGTCTTCGCCGCGACGCGGGCCGCCGGGGTGAAGCAGCCCCTGCCCTACCTGTTCGTCTGCGCCTTCATCGCTAACGCGGCGAGCTTCGTGCTGCCGATCTCGAACCCGGCCAACCTCGTCGTCTTCGCCGAGCACATGCCGCCGCTCGGCCGGTGGCTGGCGACCTTCACCCTGCCCTCCCTCCTCGCCATCGTCGCGACCTATCTCGTCCTGCGCCTGACCCAGAACGCGCGGCTGAAGGCCGAGACGGTCGCGACCGACGTCGCGATCCCGAGGCTCGGGCTCGGCGGCACGATCGCGGCCGGGGGCATCGTCGCCACCGGCGCGGCCCTGATCGGCGCCTCTGCCGCCGGGATCGAACTCGGCCTGCCGACTTTCATCGCCGGGCTCGCCACCACCCTCGTCGTGCTCGCGATCAATCGGGGCGGGCTGGTCGCGGTTGCTCGGGACGTCTCCTGGGGCGTGCTGCCGCTGGTCGCCGGGCTCTTCGTTCTCGTCGAGTCCCTGGAGAAGACCGGCCTGCTCGCAAGGCTCGCCGACCTCCTGGGCCGCGCCGCGCAGGGCGATCCCGCCGCGACGGCCTGGGCCGGCGGCGTGCTCGTCGCGTTCGGATCGAACCTCGTGAACAACCTGCCGGCGGGTCTCCTGGCGGGCGCCGCGGTGCAGGCCGCCCATGTGCCGGAGACGGTGGCGGGGGCGATCCTGATCGGCGTCGATCTCGGGCCGAACCTCTCGGTCACGGGCTCGCTCGCCACGATCCTCTGGCTGACCGCGATCCGCCGCGAGGGCCAGAACGTCTCCGCCTGGGCGTTCCTGAAGCTCGGCGCCCTGGTCATGCCCCCGGCGCTGGCGCTGGCCCTCGCGGCTCTGATCCTCGCCTGA
- a CDS encoding conserved protein of unknown function; putative membrane protein (Evidence 4 : Unknown function but conserved in other organisms) produces MSAALLYPFIIVAGALQALGNSMNAQLRGHLVNPFLAAAVSFLPIVFVFATLFLVMPTPLPSLDSLAAMPWYAPLGGVAGAVAVFGGLAFVDKVGAGPFNGLTLTANILTSLAMDSLGLFGLQGGGFKPMPWLGGLLMAIGVTFIARVTPDKGAGQGAGQDAGRDETKDAGHGLNPRLLYPFIVVAGALQAIGVVWNAQLRGALINPWLAALVSFLPVVFVFVLVFLLRPKPLPQRADIEGVRWWMPLAGLTGAVAVFAGLLFVDKVGAGAFNGLLITANLLTSVALDHFGWVGMKRVRAGASRLGGAALMVAGIVLISLF; encoded by the coding sequence GTGAGTGCCGCCCTGCTCTATCCCTTCATCATCGTAGCGGGCGCGCTCCAGGCGCTCGGCAACTCCATGAACGCGCAGTTGCGCGGGCACCTCGTCAACCCGTTCCTGGCCGCCGCGGTCTCCTTCCTGCCGATCGTCTTCGTCTTCGCGACGCTGTTCCTCGTGATGCCGACGCCGCTGCCGAGCCTCGACTCGCTGGCGGCGATGCCGTGGTATGCGCCGCTCGGCGGCGTGGCCGGCGCGGTGGCGGTGTTCGGCGGCCTCGCCTTCGTCGACAAGGTCGGCGCCGGCCCCTTCAACGGCCTGACGCTGACGGCCAACATCCTGACCTCGCTGGCGATGGATTCGCTCGGCCTGTTCGGGCTGCAAGGCGGTGGGTTCAAGCCGATGCCCTGGCTCGGCGGCCTGCTCATGGCGATCGGCGTAACGTTCATCGCCCGCGTCACGCCCGACAAAGGCGCCGGGCAAGGTGCCGGGCAAGACGCCGGGCGAGACGAGACCAAGGATGCCGGCCACGGCCTCAACCCGCGGCTGCTCTATCCCTTCATCGTCGTCGCGGGCGCCCTGCAGGCCATCGGCGTGGTCTGGAACGCGCAGTTGCGCGGAGCCCTGATCAACCCGTGGCTCGCGGCCCTGGTCTCGTTCCTGCCGGTGGTGTTCGTCTTCGTGCTGGTCTTCCTGCTGCGGCCGAAGCCGCTGCCGCAGCGGGCCGACATCGAGGGGGTGCGCTGGTGGATGCCGCTGGCCGGCCTCACCGGCGCCGTGGCCGTGTTCGCCGGCCTGCTCTTCGTCGACAAGGTCGGCGCGGGCGCCTTCAACGGCCTCCTGATCACCGCCAACCTGCTGACCTCGGTGGCGCTCGACCATTTCGGCTGGGTCGGCATGAAGCGGGTGCGGGCCGGCGCCTCGCGGCTGGGCGGGGCCGCCCTGATGGTGGCCGGCATCGTCCTCATCTCGCTGTTCTGA